Proteins encoded within one genomic window of Nitrospina gracilis 3/211:
- the acs gene encoding acetate--CoA ligase, translating to MSGEGWYTPPESLSKKAWVQSMEQYREMYDRSINDPEGFWAEQAEEFFWYKKWDKVWDYNYNIKKGKIFIEWFKGAKTNITVNCIDRHLETRGDQTAIIWEGNEPDEDSRLTYRELHAEVCRFANVLKKHGAKKGDRISIYMPMIPELAIAMLACARIGAIHSIVFGGFSPTSLADRIVDSGCSLLVTTDGAFRGKKPVPLKENADQAMEMASKQGTDIKQCIVVERVGSKLETAMKDGRDFWWHDEMKDASPECEPEQMDAEDPLFILYTSGSTGKPKGAQHNVGGYMLFNALTHKYIFDYHDGDIWWCTADIGWVTGHSYIIYGPLANGATTIMFEGIPTYPDAGRFWAVIDKHKVTQFYTAPTAIRALISHGEDIPAKYDLSTLKVLGSVGEPINPEAWRWYHKNIGRGRCPVVDTWWQTETGGILISPLPGATPCKPGSATLPFFGVVPVVIEAETGKVVEGNDVSGVLALAQPWPGQMRTVFGDHSRFEENYFQMYPGYYFTGDGCRRDKDGYYWVTGRVDDVINVSGHRIGTAEVESALVLHDKVAEAAVVGFPHDIKGQGIYAYVTLMDGVEYKDDLKKVLIDFVRKEIGPIAAPDIIHWAPGLPKTRSGKIMRRILRKIAANEGDQLGDTSTLADPSVVDQLKASYKKI from the coding sequence ATGAGTGGTGAAGGATGGTACACCCCCCCGGAAAGCCTGTCCAAAAAGGCCTGGGTCCAGAGCATGGAACAATATAGGGAAATGTACGATCGGTCCATCAACGATCCCGAAGGATTCTGGGCCGAACAGGCGGAGGAATTTTTCTGGTACAAGAAATGGGACAAGGTCTGGGACTACAATTACAACATCAAAAAGGGAAAAATTTTCATCGAGTGGTTCAAAGGGGCGAAGACCAACATCACCGTCAACTGCATCGACCGTCACCTGGAGACACGCGGTGACCAGACGGCGATCATCTGGGAAGGCAACGAGCCGGATGAAGATTCCAGATTGACCTACCGGGAACTTCACGCCGAAGTGTGCCGGTTCGCCAACGTACTCAAGAAACACGGGGCGAAAAAGGGCGACCGAATCTCTATATACATGCCCATGATTCCCGAACTGGCCATCGCCATGCTGGCCTGTGCCCGAATCGGGGCTATTCACTCCATCGTGTTCGGTGGCTTCTCGCCGACGTCGCTTGCCGACCGCATCGTCGATTCCGGCTGTTCGTTGCTGGTTACCACCGATGGCGCATTTCGTGGCAAAAAGCCGGTTCCCCTGAAAGAGAATGCCGACCAAGCGATGGAGATGGCGTCGAAACAGGGCACCGACATCAAGCAGTGCATCGTCGTTGAACGGGTCGGAAGTAAGCTGGAAACGGCCATGAAAGACGGCCGCGATTTTTGGTGGCACGACGAGATGAAGGACGCATCACCGGAGTGCGAACCGGAACAGATGGACGCCGAGGACCCGCTTTTCATCCTCTACACCTCGGGTTCTACCGGCAAACCGAAAGGCGCGCAACACAACGTCGGCGGCTACATGCTGTTCAACGCACTCACGCACAAGTACATCTTCGATTATCACGACGGCGACATCTGGTGGTGCACCGCCGACATCGGCTGGGTGACAGGCCATTCGTACATCATCTACGGACCCCTGGCCAACGGCGCGACGACCATCATGTTTGAAGGCATTCCGACGTATCCGGACGCCGGACGCTTCTGGGCTGTCATCGACAAGCACAAAGTGACGCAGTTCTACACCGCACCGACGGCCATCCGTGCCCTCATCTCGCACGGTGAGGACATCCCGGCGAAGTACGATCTGTCCACACTCAAGGTGCTGGGATCGGTGGGCGAACCCATCAACCCGGAAGCGTGGCGCTGGTATCATAAAAATATCGGACGCGGACGCTGCCCCGTGGTGGACACCTGGTGGCAGACGGAGACCGGCGGCATCCTCATTTCCCCGCTTCCTGGAGCCACCCCCTGCAAGCCGGGGTCGGCCACCCTCCCGTTTTTCGGCGTGGTGCCGGTGGTGATCGAGGCAGAGACGGGCAAGGTGGTGGAAGGCAACGACGTCAGCGGAGTGCTGGCGCTCGCTCAACCGTGGCCGGGGCAGATGCGCACGGTGTTCGGCGATCACTCGCGGTTCGAGGAAAACTACTTTCAGATGTACCCCGGCTATTATTTCACCGGCGACGGGTGCCGCCGTGACAAGGACGGTTATTACTGGGTGACGGGCCGCGTGGACGACGTCATCAACGTCTCCGGTCACCGCATCGGCACCGCGGAGGTGGAGTCGGCCCTCGTTCTGCACGACAAGGTGGCCGAGGCGGCGGTGGTCGGGTTTCCTCACGACATCAAGGGGCAAGGCATCTACGCTTACGTCACACTGATGGACGGGGTGGAATACAAAGACGACCTGAAGAAGGTGCTGATCGATTTCGTGCGCAAGGAAATCGGCCCCATCGCGGCACCGGACATCATCCACTGGGCGCCGGGCCTGCCGAAAACGCGGTCAGGCAAGATCATGCGGCGCATTCTGCGTAAAATTGCGGCCAACGAGGGGGACCAACTGGGAGATACGTCGACTCTGGCCGACCCGTCTGTGGTCGACCAACTCAAGGCGAGCTACAAGAAAATCTGA
- the fbp gene encoding class 1 fructose-bisphosphatase, with protein sequence MDRTTLVQFIRRQEKMTPGATGEFTNLMNEVLVGAKIVSLQVNNAGLGEDILGMSGRVNVQGEEVQKLDDYANDIFIKLVGESGNICAITSEENEKPVIIPPDRAGKYIFMVDPLDGSSNIDVNVNIGSIFSVYRKQSPGPDVTDDDLLQPGHQQVAAGYIIYGPSTLFVYTSGNGVHTFTLDPALGEFFLSTQDMKIPRQGSTYSVNEGNSQVWQEPQKKLVEYLKENDKETKRPYKLRYIGSLVADFHRTLLKGGIFMYPGDKKSPEGKLRYAFEAAPMAMIVENAGGKASNGKERILDIKPTDIHQRVPLYIGSPEDMDRAHALLA encoded by the coding sequence ATGGATAGAACCACGCTGGTGCAGTTCATCCGGCGCCAGGAGAAAATGACTCCCGGCGCCACGGGCGAGTTCACCAACCTCATGAACGAAGTGCTGGTGGGCGCCAAGATCGTGTCCCTTCAGGTCAACAACGCGGGTTTGGGCGAGGATATTCTGGGCATGTCCGGCCGCGTCAACGTGCAGGGGGAGGAGGTCCAGAAACTCGACGACTACGCCAACGACATTTTCATCAAGCTGGTGGGGGAATCCGGCAACATCTGCGCCATCACCTCCGAGGAAAACGAAAAGCCTGTCATCATCCCACCGGACCGTGCAGGCAAGTACATCTTCATGGTCGATCCGCTGGACGGATCGTCAAATATCGACGTCAATGTCAACATCGGCTCCATTTTCTCCGTGTACCGCAAGCAAAGCCCGGGACCGGACGTCACCGACGACGATCTCCTTCAACCGGGTCACCAGCAGGTGGCGGCGGGATACATCATATACGGACCCAGCACACTGTTCGTATACACTTCCGGCAACGGAGTGCACACCTTCACCCTGGACCCCGCACTGGGAGAATTTTTTCTCTCCACGCAGGACATGAAAATTCCCCGGCAGGGATCGACCTACAGTGTAAACGAAGGCAACTCGCAGGTCTGGCAGGAGCCGCAGAAAAAACTCGTCGAGTATCTTAAGGAAAACGACAAAGAAACGAAGCGGCCCTACAAGCTCCGCTACATCGGGTCGCTGGTGGCGGACTTCCACCGCACCCTGCTGAAGGGCGGCATCTTCATGTATCCCGGAGACAAGAAAAGTCCGGAAGGGAAACTGCGTTATGCCTTCGAAGCCGCACCGATGGCGATGATCGTGGAGAATGCGGGCGGCAAGGCCTCCAACGGAAAAGAACGCATTCTGGATATCAAGCCCACAGACATTCACCAGCGCGTTCCCCTGTATATCGGCAGCCCGGAGGACATGGACCGCGCGCATGCATTGCTTGCGTGA
- a CDS encoding Lcl domain-containing protein — translation MADEERFVDNGDGTVTDRKTGLMWKKTDTMIDLKKWVNYQESADYVRELREQKFAGYDDWRLPTQDEAKSIYDKAYSLTDKFGKTVHISDRFEPGCGFSMMIKLVDGRLRTWVFNIREGTMDNPDGLWTLSEAARAVRVASPPGE, via the coding sequence ATGGCTGACGAAGAACGCTTTGTGGACAATGGGGACGGCACGGTGACGGACCGGAAAACCGGGTTGATGTGGAAGAAAACCGACACCATGATCGACCTCAAGAAATGGGTGAATTACCAGGAAAGCGCCGACTATGTCCGCGAGCTTCGTGAACAGAAATTCGCCGGGTATGACGACTGGCGACTGCCCACGCAGGACGAGGCGAAAAGCATCTACGACAAGGCTTATTCGCTCACCGACAAATTCGGCAAGACGGTGCATATCAGCGACCGGTTCGAGCCCGGTTGCGGGTTTTCAATGATGATCAAGCTGGTAGACGGGCGTCTGCGCACCTGGGTTTTCAATATCCGCGAGGGCACGATGGACAATCCGGATGGATTGTGGACCCTTTCGGAAGCGGCCCGGGCGGTGCGGGTTGCGTCCCCTCCCGGCGAGTGA
- a CDS encoding nucleotidyltransferase substrate binding protein: MEELPPLNVLLTHLEWNLKRMAEMESQARTEYFRNAALQRYGFTFDSAVRCIRARARENHESCESPEECLRLANERGWLPQDADWSELLESYRKMKPDALAQHGDVIFDKLKEYHTVFATLYTRLAQQG; the protein is encoded by the coding sequence ATGGAAGAGCTCCCACCCCTCAATGTATTGTTGACGCATCTCGAATGGAACCTGAAACGGATGGCCGAGATGGAATCACAGGCACGCACGGAATATTTCCGCAACGCCGCCCTGCAACGTTACGGCTTCACCTTCGACAGCGCGGTGCGGTGCATTCGGGCACGGGCGCGGGAGAACCACGAATCCTGCGAAAGTCCGGAGGAATGCCTCCGCCTTGCCAATGAGCGCGGGTGGCTGCCGCAGGATGCGGACTGGAGTGAACTGCTCGAATCCTACCGCAAAATGAAGCCGGATGCGCTGGCCCAGCACGGCGACGTCATTTTCGACAAACTCAAGGAATACCACACCGTTTTTGCCACCCTCTACACCCGGCTGGCACAACAGGGCTGA
- a CDS encoding formylglycine-generating enzyme family protein, whose translation AFVLCLILVSCSQGETPNEQNQAPSIAEIEQEAGPGPVAAQPPKRVEPVVLTEEDKKIAAMAPEGMVFIKGGCFIMGNNNAQVDEKFEREVCLEDFFMDQYEVTQERWERVMGFNPSKFIGPTHPVEQVNYYDIQKFLKKSNGACRLPTEAEWEYAARAGAETRYYWGNVMDGEYAWFMDNAEGTTHPVGQKKPNAFGLYDMMGNVWEWTEDWWQNVYPSEKLKDPTGPNTGEYKVIRGGSIVSSAGALRLTNRTWLNPKNRVYSKISTYGGLVNEKFNFIGFRCVVSADTWLKSQPVRKVTTEGEGGLSPNPPEATAQP comes from the coding sequence GGCATTTGTCCTTTGCCTGATTCTAGTGTCCTGCTCTCAAGGCGAAACCCCAAACGAGCAAAACCAGGCCCCCTCCATTGCCGAAATCGAGCAGGAGGCAGGCCCTGGCCCTGTTGCCGCCCAGCCACCGAAACGGGTGGAACCGGTGGTGCTGACGGAAGAGGATAAAAAAATCGCCGCAATGGCTCCGGAAGGCATGGTCTTCATTAAGGGCGGTTGTTTTATCATGGGGAACAACAACGCCCAGGTGGATGAAAAATTCGAGCGCGAAGTATGCCTCGAGGACTTTTTTATGGACCAGTATGAGGTGACACAGGAGCGCTGGGAGCGGGTGATGGGCTTCAACCCGTCCAAGTTCATCGGACCCACACACCCGGTGGAACAGGTCAATTACTACGACATTCAGAAATTCCTCAAAAAGAGCAACGGCGCCTGCCGCCTGCCCACGGAAGCCGAATGGGAGTACGCCGCCCGTGCGGGAGCGGAAACCCGTTATTACTGGGGCAACGTGATGGATGGCGAATACGCGTGGTTCATGGATAATGCGGAAGGGACCACCCACCCGGTCGGACAGAAAAAACCGAACGCTTTCGGTCTTTACGACATGATGGGCAACGTCTGGGAATGGACAGAGGACTGGTGGCAGAATGTGTACCCGTCAGAGAAATTGAAGGATCCTACCGGGCCCAATACCGGCGAATACAAGGTGATCCGAGGGGGTTCCATTGTTTCCTCCGCCGGGGCTCTGCGCCTGACCAACCGCACCTGGTTGAATCCCAAGAATCGTGTGTACTCAAAAATCTCCACCTACGGCGGATTGGTGAATGAGAAATTCAATTTCATTGGGTTCCGTTGCGTTGTCTCGGCCGATACGTGGCTCAAGTCGCAACCGGTACGCAAAGTAACCACTGAAGGGGAGGGGGGACTCTCTCCGAACCCGCCGGAAGCTACGGCTCAGCCCTGA
- a CDS encoding DnaJ C-terminal domain-containing protein yields the protein MNATRYVDLPECFQTLNVAEGVSWPEIKKAYYQLAKQYHPDKNPNDTDSEDRFKKISIAFGVLERYYRTNPAMRLKWMPNISAEDPASPKPEYEPQTKNGNGRERNRRSNSQQYVKDEDSIPANGKGYVHATPPEPEVVPKEDAQAGETGLPFSRRVGRWWNGTYRNMQSLERRVLCLDLEKTVNIESHTGLNGGTVRVRTPGGTFNIRIPAGTTNDIVMRIPEKGERGLLNRKRGDLVLRIQVNPPRAQQSEDFYYQVRVTQKDLSMGQVMVLDTHEGPIRYALPKNTVTGQTFSLKAQPDSGVPSHCNHIIVVEVVPG from the coding sequence ATGAATGCGACGCGCTATGTGGACCTGCCGGAATGTTTCCAAACGCTCAATGTGGCGGAAGGCGTTTCCTGGCCTGAAATAAAAAAGGCTTATTACCAGCTTGCCAAGCAGTACCATCCTGACAAAAATCCCAACGATACGGACAGTGAAGACCGTTTCAAAAAAATTTCAATCGCCTTTGGTGTTTTGGAGAGGTACTACCGGACCAACCCCGCAATGCGTTTGAAATGGATGCCGAACATTTCCGCTGAAGACCCCGCAAGTCCCAAACCCGAATACGAACCGCAAACAAAAAATGGAAATGGCAGGGAGCGGAACCGTCGTTCGAATTCCCAGCAATACGTAAAAGACGAGGATTCCATACCGGCAAACGGCAAGGGTTACGTCCACGCCACGCCTCCGGAACCGGAAGTGGTGCCGAAGGAAGATGCCCAAGCCGGGGAAACGGGTTTGCCATTTTCCCGGCGGGTAGGCCGCTGGTGGAACGGTACCTACCGCAACATGCAGAGCCTGGAGCGCCGCGTGCTTTGCCTCGACCTGGAAAAGACCGTCAACATCGAATCGCACACCGGTCTGAACGGCGGGACAGTTCGGGTACGCACTCCGGGTGGAACTTTCAACATACGCATTCCCGCAGGAACGACGAATGACATCGTCATGCGCATTCCGGAAAAAGGGGAACGCGGGTTGTTGAACCGAAAACGTGGCGATCTCGTTCTGAGAATCCAGGTGAACCCGCCGCGAGCCCAGCAAAGCGAGGATTTTTATTATCAGGTCCGGGTCACGCAAAAAGACCTTTCGATGGGCCAGGTGATGGTGCTGGACACGCATGAAGGGCCCATCCGCTATGCCCTCCCTAAAAACACCGTGACCGGGCAGACGTTCTCTCTGAAAGCCCAGCCCGACTCAGGAGTCCCTTCCCATTGCAATCACATCATCGTGGTCGAGGTGGTGCCGGGATGA
- a CDS encoding Fur family transcriptional regulator, whose amino-acid sequence MSNKEQEVLEKYISQHNLKITKQRRAVLEAFLNCEDHVSAEELYKIVSAKEPKIGLATVYRTLSLLTESGLAAELDFGDGQKRYEMNYAHEHHDHMICTECGKIIEFHNEVIEKLQEEVAQKNGFKMTSHKLDLFGICKECQQ is encoded by the coding sequence ATGAGTAACAAAGAACAGGAAGTACTCGAAAAGTACATTTCCCAGCACAATCTGAAAATCACCAAACAGCGCCGGGCTGTGCTGGAAGCGTTTCTGAATTGTGAAGATCACGTCAGCGCCGAGGAGCTATACAAGATCGTTTCCGCCAAGGAACCGAAGATCGGCCTCGCCACCGTGTACCGTACACTTTCCCTGCTGACCGAAAGCGGCCTGGCGGCCGAGCTGGATTTCGGCGACGGACAGAAGCGGTACGAAATGAATTACGCCCACGAACACCACGATCACATGATCTGCACGGAATGCGGCAAGATCATTGAGTTCCACAACGAAGTCATCGAAAAACTACAGGAAGAAGTCGCCCAAAAAAACGGCTTCAAAATGACCTCCCACAAACTGGATCTGTTCGGAATCTGCAAGGAATGCCAGCAGTGA
- the rdgB gene encoding RdgB/HAM1 family non-canonical purine NTP pyrophosphatase, producing the protein MKHHPLWKQLKFVTGNPNKFREAQDILGIEMERRDLAHLHEIQTTDVAELVEHKATEAWETLKSPVLVEDSGLVFEAWNGLPGALVKWFEVSVGCEGMLKMLEPFPDRRARAVCMVAVHDGREIVIGKGEVTGIIAQSLRGENGFGWDVIFIPDGHDRTFGEMSVGEKNTISHRRRAFEALRDQF; encoded by the coding sequence ATGAAACATCACCCGCTTTGGAAGCAATTGAAGTTTGTTACGGGCAATCCCAACAAGTTCCGCGAGGCGCAGGATATCCTGGGAATCGAGATGGAACGGCGGGATCTCGCCCACCTGCATGAGATCCAGACGACGGACGTGGCGGAACTGGTCGAGCACAAGGCGACGGAGGCCTGGGAAACCCTCAAGTCCCCTGTACTGGTAGAAGACTCCGGGCTCGTGTTCGAAGCCTGGAACGGCCTGCCCGGCGCCCTGGTCAAATGGTTCGAAGTGAGCGTCGGGTGCGAGGGCATGCTGAAGATGCTGGAACCGTTTCCCGACCGGCGGGCACGTGCGGTGTGCATGGTGGCAGTGCACGACGGCCGCGAGATTGTGATCGGTAAAGGGGAGGTGACGGGCATCATCGCCCAAAGCCTGCGTGGAGAAAACGGCTTCGGCTGGGATGTGATCTTCATTCCGGACGGACACGACCGCACGTTTGGAGAAATGAGCGTCGGCGAAAAAAACACCATCTCGCACCGCCGCCGCGCCTTCGAGGCGTTGCGCGATCAGTTTTGA
- the hisS gene encoding histidine--tRNA ligase gives MKIQSIRGVKDILPGEIEKWHKVEAAARRVLAPYGFQEIRLPIFESTSLFKRSIGETTDIVEKEMYTFTDRGGDEITLRPEGTASVVRSYIQHKMHGQAQLVKLYYMGPMFRYERPQAGRFRQFYQIGAEALGSASPLVDAEVMTMLIALFRDLGLNGVELQINSLGCPECRPPYRELLKDAIRKHLDELCSNCTSRYERNPLRVLDCKVERDREIALTLPRISDHLCEGCRENFAAVQEALTSMDTPFTLNTQLVRGLDYYTRTTFEVVGTEGLGSQNAICGGGRYDTLVEEFDGPPTPCFGFAVGVERLIATLPESTWQDIAKKPDLFAVLMGEKAKRRGQALIQTLRAAGWYVELDYEGGSMKSQMRKANRQECRFVLIIGDNEIESGTYFLKNMTDGQQVSIDSDQCIEMIETHLKTP, from the coding sequence ATGAAAATTCAAAGCATACGCGGCGTCAAAGACATTCTTCCCGGTGAGATCGAAAAGTGGCACAAGGTGGAAGCGGCCGCCCGGCGGGTGCTTGCACCTTACGGGTTTCAGGAGATCCGCCTGCCCATTTTCGAAAGCACAAGCCTGTTCAAACGCAGTATCGGCGAGACCACCGACATCGTCGAAAAAGAGATGTACACCTTCACCGATCGCGGCGGTGATGAAATCACCCTTCGCCCGGAGGGCACGGCCTCGGTCGTACGTTCGTACATCCAGCATAAAATGCACGGCCAGGCCCAGTTGGTGAAGCTGTATTACATGGGCCCCATGTTCCGTTACGAACGGCCGCAGGCGGGACGCTTCCGCCAGTTTTACCAGATCGGTGCGGAAGCGCTGGGCTCGGCGAGCCCGCTGGTCGACGCCGAAGTCATGACCATGCTCATCGCCCTGTTTCGCGACCTGGGTCTGAACGGTGTCGAGTTGCAGATCAACTCGCTGGGCTGTCCGGAATGCCGTCCGCCTTACCGCGAGTTACTCAAAGACGCCATCCGAAAGCACCTCGACGAATTGTGCAGTAACTGCACCTCGCGATACGAGCGCAATCCCCTGCGCGTCCTTGACTGCAAGGTGGAACGGGACCGGGAGATCGCCCTCACCCTTCCGCGCATATCGGATCACTTGTGCGAAGGGTGTCGTGAGAACTTTGCCGCCGTGCAGGAGGCGCTCACCAGCATGGACACCCCGTTCACGTTGAACACCCAGCTGGTCCGGGGACTTGATTACTACACCCGCACGACGTTCGAGGTGGTGGGTACGGAAGGACTCGGCTCACAGAACGCCATCTGCGGCGGCGGCCGCTACGACACTTTGGTGGAGGAGTTCGACGGGCCGCCCACCCCCTGTTTCGGTTTCGCCGTCGGTGTGGAGCGGCTCATCGCAACCCTGCCAGAATCCACTTGGCAGGACATCGCGAAGAAACCCGATCTGTTTGCCGTATTGATGGGCGAAAAGGCGAAGCGGCGCGGGCAGGCACTAATCCAGACACTGCGCGCCGCCGGTTGGTACGTTGAGTTGGACTACGAAGGCGGGAGCATGAAGAGTCAGATGCGAAAAGCCAACCGCCAGGAATGCCGCTTTGTCCTCATCATCGGCGACAATGAAATCGAAAGCGGAACGTATTTTTTAAAGAATATGACGGATGGTCAACAGGTCTCGATTGACTCCGATCAATGCATCGAAATGATAGAAACCCATTTGAAAACCCCTTGA
- a CDS encoding tetratricopeptide repeat protein: MPYDVSVPVLEMPKLPIRLFPERPDPKAPKILPDHERYLEFAIGQYHANQFAVAEFYLKRSLILEHDNPRAMRLLPWAYMFQKKYRKALYAFEKVHTRFPDDARPVTGLGWCYFAMQDYHHALEKFEQALILDKHSLQAKKGIGFAYWMLDHPDSAEPWLRQVYTWHQWERLKSDWQAWNPRPPERLVEVVPSDWQKASLFTPEVEAPRYPSILYTHTESLTHPAVDNAWRLYSKEFYKDALNAFSTLPPEVADQFDAQNGLAWSLLKTGNLVEAEAVFRKLRQTHPGFPGVVNGIGAVKAAYQEKSRFARHYLEIGKYQIAEQHIAELNTAYPEWSLPHSLKGWVQLKRGNETKALQMFQTAISHNPDDEVALDGMRQFETLELAKVFQGDEALAVGDYKRASYLYYEYIRKNDGPLTPMLARAYSGMGFSQYHKGRYELALYNFRKLGGVDALEFERQKGLGLTFYARGEYDKAVDHLIVADALKPDQPDLIHKLDWAVLRSWDAETARDYLLAKAQEKPRRPTPYVGLGWVYYKTGRPNLGVEYFLKSIELDPDIIQTVEFRDMLESERFGWQVYNRLGWEYYHQDEADKALQLFALALERRPRSSEAMKGLGYVYLKLKQYERAGAMLARSIKRNPNTHPVRVTVEGSEPGTKVDLWTSTRTQLARALYHQGRLEDALKWFLAEYERHPNWAEVHDGLGWTYLKMDRLSESRQAFLKSLRLQPINPHSHKGLKQVKLHMAQGRL; this comes from the coding sequence ATGCCCTACGATGTCTCGGTTCCCGTACTGGAGATGCCCAAGCTTCCCATTCGGCTTTTTCCGGAACGCCCCGATCCCAAGGCGCCCAAAATCCTTCCGGATCACGAACGCTACCTGGAGTTCGCCATCGGCCAGTATCACGCCAACCAGTTCGCTGTGGCGGAATTTTATCTGAAACGCAGCCTCATCCTGGAACACGACAATCCACGCGCCATGCGGCTCCTGCCCTGGGCTTATATGTTCCAGAAGAAATACCGCAAGGCCCTGTACGCCTTCGAGAAAGTGCACACCCGGTTCCCCGATGACGCCCGTCCCGTGACCGGCCTCGGCTGGTGCTATTTCGCCATGCAGGACTACCACCACGCTCTCGAAAAATTTGAACAGGCCCTGATACTGGACAAACACTCCCTTCAGGCGAAAAAAGGAATCGGGTTTGCCTACTGGATGCTCGACCATCCGGATTCGGCTGAACCCTGGCTTCGGCAGGTGTATACCTGGCACCAGTGGGAACGGTTGAAGTCCGACTGGCAGGCGTGGAATCCCAGGCCGCCGGAACGGCTGGTTGAGGTAGTGCCCTCAGACTGGCAGAAGGCGTCACTGTTCACTCCGGAGGTCGAAGCACCGCGTTACCCCTCCATCCTTTACACGCACACGGAATCATTGACTCACCCCGCCGTGGACAACGCTTGGCGACTGTACAGCAAGGAGTTTTATAAGGACGCCCTGAACGCCTTTTCCACACTGCCGCCGGAGGTCGCTGATCAGTTTGATGCGCAAAACGGGCTGGCGTGGAGCTTGTTGAAAACGGGAAACCTGGTGGAAGCCGAAGCCGTTTTCCGGAAACTGCGCCAGACCCATCCCGGTTTTCCCGGCGTGGTCAATGGCATCGGCGCGGTGAAAGCGGCGTACCAGGAAAAATCCCGTTTCGCGCGCCATTATCTGGAGATCGGCAAATACCAGATCGCCGAACAACACATCGCCGAATTGAATACCGCCTACCCCGAATGGTCCCTGCCTCACAGCCTGAAAGGATGGGTGCAGTTGAAACGCGGTAACGAAACAAAGGCATTGCAAATGTTCCAAACCGCCATTTCACATAATCCCGATGACGAAGTGGCTCTCGATGGAATGCGCCAATTTGAAACGCTGGAACTGGCAAAGGTGTTCCAGGGCGACGAGGCGCTGGCGGTGGGGGATTACAAACGTGCTTCTTATCTTTATTACGAATACATCCGCAAAAACGACGGGCCGCTCACCCCCATGCTGGCACGGGCCTACAGCGGCATGGGTTTCAGTCAGTACCACAAGGGGCGCTACGAACTGGCCTTGTACAACTTCCGCAAACTGGGCGGGGTGGACGCACTGGAGTTTGAACGGCAAAAGGGACTTGGGCTCACTTTTTACGCACGGGGCGAGTACGACAAGGCGGTGGATCACCTCATCGTCGCCGATGCCCTGAAGCCGGACCAACCGGATTTGATCCACAAGCTGGATTGGGCGGTCCTGCGCAGTTGGGATGCGGAGACAGCGCGCGATTACCTGCTGGCCAAGGCACAGGAAAAGCCAAGGAGGCCGACCCCGTACGTCGGTTTGGGCTGGGTGTATTACAAAACGGGCCGCCCGAACTTGGGTGTGGAGTATTTCCTGAAATCCATCGAACTCGACCCGGATATCATCCAGACGGTGGAATTCCGCGACATGCTGGAGTCGGAGCGCTTCGGCTGGCAGGTTTACAACCGGTTGGGTTGGGAGTATTACCACCAGGATGAAGCGGACAAAGCGCTCCAGTTGTTCGCACTGGCTTTGGAACGTCGTCCGCGTTCCTCGGAAGCCATGAAAGGCCTGGGTTATGTTTATCTCAAGCTGAAGCAGTATGAACGGGCCGGGGCCATGCTGGCCCGTTCCATCAAACGCAACCCGAACACCCATCCAGTGCGGGTGACGGTGGAAGGTTCCGAGCCGGGAACGAAGGTGGATCTCTGGACAAGCACACGCACACAATTGGCGCGGGCACTTTATCACCAGGGCCGTTTAGAAGACGCGCTCAAATGGTTCCTGGCAGAATACGAGCGCCATCCCAACTGGGCGGAGGTGCACGACGGCCTGGGTTGGACCTATCTGAAAATGGACCGGCTTTCCGAGTCCCGGCAGGCATTTTTAAAGTCGCTTCGCCTGCAACCGATCAATCCCCATTCCCACAAGGGCCTGAAGCAGGTGAAACTCCATATGGCCCAAGGCAGATTATGA